A single genomic interval of Pirellulales bacterium harbors:
- a CDS encoding glycosyltransferase family 39 protein, whose product MFRHQALVAIIAAVVFFGGLGRPRLWDDDESKNARCAQEMFDRGDWVVPTFNFRLRPDKPALFYWLAMISYELLGTTELAARLPSALLALGTCLMTYHLGRRLFRPEVGLWAGLAMATNWMFAVAGRLATPDSTLIFCTTAALLAYVMGVGKKTRGMVAAAAGLPSSAAFSTVVPRGWWSFVAVYAAMGLAVLAKGPVGVVLPVAAIGGFVWLEGSRLRLQSREQAGARMGAASRPPVRPEFGNLGNQLPYFAKLIFRHLRRLAADFPAAALAMRPFTLVLTVLAVALPWYACVAIRTHGQWWHEFFWNHNVQRFLEPREGHHGWLLFPPLTLLACFFPWSLLLPAALAAAMRRMRHDGPAATACRLMLVWSATWILFFSICGTKQTNYILPAYPALAVLVGWWIADWIADFQTARVRRLSAVWITLGLAGAVLSASILTVRHWLPQAMNPEAVKFGWIGLIPIAGAIAAWIFERRRSPCMAMASMAASSALLLALLLGGLAAPLSQEQNGVRLAEFLQKIPEQPSRLGQFRLAFVGLVYYADRKVEELATANDAAALFANEQNSLVATDPEGFEQLKALAPADLEIVAREPRFGRRGDMVLVGRSAKLVAPSMGDRVASRVAERNSMSSQQNGAQPCHR is encoded by the coding sequence ATGTTCCGCCACCAAGCTTTGGTCGCGATCATCGCCGCGGTGGTGTTTTTCGGCGGTCTCGGCAGGCCGCGGCTTTGGGACGACGACGAATCGAAAAACGCCCGCTGCGCACAGGAAATGTTCGACCGCGGCGATTGGGTGGTGCCGACGTTCAATTTTCGCCTGAGGCCGGATAAGCCGGCGTTGTTCTATTGGCTGGCGATGATCTCGTATGAACTGCTGGGCACGACCGAACTGGCGGCACGGCTTCCCTCGGCGCTGTTGGCATTGGGCACCTGCCTGATGACCTATCACTTGGGCCGGCGGCTGTTTCGGCCGGAGGTCGGACTATGGGCCGGCTTGGCGATGGCAACGAATTGGATGTTCGCGGTCGCGGGCCGTCTGGCCACTCCCGACTCGACATTGATTTTCTGCACCACCGCAGCGCTATTGGCGTATGTCATGGGTGTCGGCAAGAAAACGCGCGGCATGGTGGCTGCCGCTGCTGGCTTGCCCAGCAGTGCAGCGTTTTCAACCGTGGTGCCACGCGGGTGGTGGTCGTTCGTCGCGGTTTATGCCGCGATGGGATTGGCAGTGCTCGCCAAGGGGCCGGTCGGAGTCGTGTTGCCGGTGGCTGCCATCGGCGGGTTCGTGTGGCTTGAAGGTTCTCGATTACGGCTGCAATCGCGCGAACAGGCAGGCGCTCGGATGGGCGCCGCATCGCGGCCGCCGGTTCGGCCCGAATTCGGCAATCTCGGCAATCAACTGCCGTACTTCGCCAAGCTGATATTTCGGCATCTGCGGCGGCTCGCGGCCGACTTTCCAGCCGCCGCGCTGGCGATGCGGCCATTCACGCTCGTGCTGACGGTGCTGGCCGTCGCGCTGCCGTGGTATGCATGCGTGGCAATTCGCACGCACGGCCAGTGGTGGCATGAATTCTTTTGGAACCACAATGTGCAGCGGTTCCTGGAACCTCGCGAAGGACATCACGGCTGGCTGCTGTTTCCGCCATTGACGCTGCTGGCATGTTTTTTTCCATGGTCGCTTCTCTTGCCCGCGGCGTTGGCGGCCGCCATGAGGCGCATGCGGCATGATGGCCCCGCGGCCACGGCGTGCCGGCTTATGCTCGTTTGGTCGGCGACGTGGATCCTGTTCTTTTCGATTTGTGGAACGAAGCAGACGAACTACATTCTTCCGGCCTATCCGGCGCTCGCGGTTTTGGTCGGGTGGTGGATCGCCGACTGGATCGCCGATTTTCAGACGGCCCGCGTGCGGCGGCTGTCGGCCGTCTGGATCACCCTCGGTCTAGCGGGAGCGGTGCTGTCGGCCTCGATTTTGACCGTCAGGCATTGGCTTCCGCAGGCGATGAATCCAGAGGCCGTGAAATTTGGTTGGATCGGATTGATTCCGATCGCAGGGGCAATTGCAGCGTGGATTTTCGAGCGGCGGCGATCGCCGTGCATGGCGATGGCGAGCATGGCCGCGAGCTCGGCGTTGCTATTGGCGTTGTTGCTCGGCGGATTGGCGGCGCCGTTGAGCCAGGAACAGAATGGCGTGCGGCTCGCCGAATTCCTGCAAAAAATACCGGAGCAACCGTCGCGGCTCGGGCAGTTTCGCCTGGCGTTTGTCGGCCTGGTGTATTACGCCGATCGAAAGGTCGAGGAACTTGCCACGGCCAATGACGCCGCGGCACTCTTTGCGAACGAGCAGAATTCCTTGGTCGCCACCGATCCCGAAGGCTTCGAGCAACTCAAGGCTCTGGCGCCGGCAGACCTTGAAATCGTTGCCCGCGAGCCGCGGTTCGGCCGCCGCGGCGACATGGTGCTCGTGGGCCGATCGGCAAAACTTGTTGCTCCTTCCATGGGCGACCGGGTGGCTTCACGAGTGGCGGAGCGAAATTCCATGTCATCTCAGCAGAATGGAGCGCAACCGTGTCATCGTTGA
- a CDS encoding glycosyltransferase family 39 protein: MRTLIRHQFAILFTSAAVFFIGLGAPKLWDEDEPEYARCTQEMMHRGDLIVPTFNEHLWTDKPVLLYWLMMGSFHLFGQTEFAARFPSALLAVGTALMTYHLGRRLFRPQVGLWAGLIVATTATFAVVGRAASPDSPLIFCTTLSVLMYVVGVRRELWGGGEVASAAGASVAGARVEGISLEGAMPTALRGHDAAGSSSLTLRASMAGSSSLTLRANMAGSPSGLARFRAVMPRSWGWFVAMYAPLGVAVLAKGPVGVLLPVAALGIWVLTVGGANTAPRVVEAVAEPAKQLPGRKQPPLPTVSVASRIGRALHAAVRRITAAIIDFPAATWAMRPVTLAIVVSAIALPWYIAVGIMTHGDWIDSFLFHHNLHRFLHPMEQHAGSLLYYPVALMVGFFPWVLTLVFGLITVVGRLRRGDAKSRACVFALCWIAVWFTVFTLSASKLSHYIAPTYPLLAVIAGLWIADWISAPQLVFGRNWFKWGWPALAALGIGFLVALPLVVARFAPGAPSSNWLGLILIAGAVAGWIFQRRGQPAFAATSLVVMAVALFTGIFAIAAVPISKLQTSVQFVEAVNRYGDRSTPIATYRIRLPDFVYYAGRNEPIMGVRLANASAPGASIEVARAVAPSGPIDPYQPDDTRLWLDDLEGTLLITDLDGLAELRPILPPDTVVLEHIRRFLKPGELLLVGRRPATQSNETASRASDERK; encoded by the coding sequence ATGCGAACACTCATTCGCCACCAGTTTGCGATTCTTTTCACTTCAGCGGCTGTTTTCTTCATCGGCCTCGGAGCACCGAAGCTGTGGGACGAAGACGAGCCGGAGTACGCACGTTGCACACAGGAAATGATGCATCGCGGCGATCTGATCGTGCCGACGTTCAACGAGCATTTGTGGACCGACAAGCCCGTGCTCTTGTATTGGCTGATGATGGGCTCGTTTCACCTGTTTGGGCAAACGGAATTCGCCGCCCGGTTTCCCTCAGCCTTATTGGCGGTGGGCACGGCGCTCATGACCTACCATTTGGGGCGGCGGCTGTTCCGGCCGCAAGTCGGCCTGTGGGCCGGATTGATTGTGGCAACGACGGCGACGTTTGCCGTGGTTGGTCGAGCCGCCTCGCCCGATTCGCCGCTGATTTTTTGCACCACCCTGTCGGTCTTGATGTATGTCGTCGGCGTGCGACGCGAGCTATGGGGCGGCGGTGAAGTTGCCAGCGCCGCGGGCGCCAGCGTCGCGGGCGCGCGGGTCGAGGGTATCAGCCTCGAGGGTGCCATGCCCACGGCTCTGCGCGGGCATGACGCGGCCGGTTCTTCCTCGCTGACGCTTCGGGCTAGTATGGCCGGTTCTTCCTCGCTGACGCTTCGGGCTAATATGGCCGGTTCGCCGAGTGGGCTCGCGCGATTTCGTGCGGTCATGCCGCGATCATGGGGGTGGTTTGTCGCCATGTACGCACCGCTTGGCGTGGCGGTGCTGGCCAAAGGGCCGGTCGGCGTTCTCTTGCCGGTCGCCGCTTTGGGAATTTGGGTGCTAACTGTTGGCGGGGCGAACACTGCGCCGCGGGTTGTTGAAGCAGTGGCTGAGCCGGCCAAACAACTTCCGGGCCGCAAACAGCCGCCCCTACCGACCGTCTCCGTCGCTAGCCGGATCGGCCGCGCCTTGCACGCTGCCGTTCGACGAATCACAGCCGCGATTATCGACTTTCCCGCTGCAACCTGGGCCATGCGGCCGGTGACGCTGGCCATCGTCGTATCGGCAATCGCGCTGCCGTGGTACATCGCGGTAGGCATCATGACGCACGGAGATTGGATCGACAGCTTCCTGTTTCACCACAATCTCCATCGCTTCTTGCACCCGATGGAGCAACATGCCGGCTCGTTGCTGTATTACCCGGTGGCCCTGATGGTTGGTTTTTTTCCGTGGGTCCTGACGCTCGTGTTTGGTTTGATCACGGTCGTCGGTCGGCTGCGCCGCGGCGATGCGAAATCGCGGGCATGCGTGTTTGCGCTATGCTGGATCGCGGTTTGGTTCACCGTGTTTACGTTGTCGGCCAGCAAGCTCTCGCACTATATCGCACCGACCTATCCGCTGCTGGCGGTCATCGCGGGGCTGTGGATCGCGGATTGGATTTCGGCGCCGCAACTCGTATTCGGACGCAATTGGTTTAAGTGGGGTTGGCCTGCTCTGGCGGCGCTGGGAATTGGATTTCTTGTCGCGCTGCCGCTGGTGGTTGCGCGGTTTGCGCCGGGGGCGCCAAGTTCGAATTGGCTCGGGCTGATCCTCATCGCCGGCGCGGTTGCGGGCTGGATATTCCAGCGGCGCGGGCAGCCGGCGTTCGCCGCCACTTCATTGGTCGTGATGGCCGTGGCATTGTTTACCGGGATATTTGCCATTGCCGCGGTGCCGATCAGCAAGCTGCAAACGAGCGTGCAGTTCGTTGAAGCCGTGAACCGCTACGGCGACCGATCGACGCCGATCGCGACCTATCGCATCCGCCTGCCCGATTTCGTGTATTACGCCGGCCGGAACGAACCGATCATGGGCGTTCGGCTAGCCAACGCTAGTGCGCCCGGCGCTTCGATCGAAGTGGCGCGAGCGGTCGCGCCGAGCGGACCGATCGATCCCTATCAGCCAGACGACACACGGCTATGGCTCGACGATTTGGAAGGGACCTTGCTGATCACGGATCTCGATGGCCTGGCAGAGCTCCGGCCGATCTTGCCTCCCGACACCGTGGTGCTTGAGCATATCCGACGATTCTTGAAACCGGGCGAATTGTTGCTTGTCGGGCGCCGGCCGGCGACGCAGTCAAACGAGACGGCAAGCCGCGCGAGCGACGAGCGGAAATAG
- a CDS encoding Gfo/Idh/MocA family oxidoreductase has protein sequence MPTNGSLNRKLRMALVGGGQGSFIGRVHAAAAVLDNRAALVAGALSSDPDRAKASASDYDIPLDRAYGSYQALLAGEKSLSPERRIDFLSIATPNHTHFEIAKAAVAAGFNVICDKPMTFDLAQAEELADAVDRSGVVFAVSHNYTGYPLVRQARQMILGGELGEINAIRAFYIQGWLRTRLETGDQKQAAWRTDPARSGAAGCFGDIATHAYNLARYTTGLLPEQISCHLKTFEAGRKLDDYGTAIVRFENGALGTVTASQITHGRENDLWIEIDGTKGSLEWHQEEPNKMLVRRNGQPHSLYTRDPNAPFMNDLGRGACRLPSGHPEAFFEAFANVYRAAYEAMIARAASEKFATVDTVYPNVNDGVEGMYFIQQAVASSRENGAWLPLRHKRARR, from the coding sequence ATGCCCACCAATGGAAGCCTCAATCGGAAGTTGCGTATGGCCTTGGTCGGCGGAGGCCAAGGTTCCTTCATCGGCCGCGTTCATGCCGCGGCGGCCGTACTCGACAATCGGGCCGCGCTCGTGGCCGGCGCGCTATCGAGCGATCCGGACCGGGCCAAAGCCTCGGCTTCGGACTACGACATCCCGCTGGATCGGGCTTACGGCTCCTATCAAGCACTGCTGGCAGGCGAAAAATCGCTCTCGCCCGAGCGCCGGATCGATTTCCTCTCGATCGCCACGCCCAACCACACGCACTTCGAAATCGCCAAGGCGGCAGTGGCGGCCGGCTTCAATGTGATTTGCGACAAACCGATGACGTTCGATCTCGCTCAGGCCGAGGAATTGGCCGACGCCGTAGATCGATCGGGCGTGGTGTTCGCCGTCTCGCACAACTACACCGGCTACCCGCTGGTGCGCCAAGCGCGGCAGATGATCCTCGGCGGCGAGCTCGGCGAGATCAACGCCATTCGAGCTTTCTACATCCAGGGTTGGCTCCGCACTCGGCTGGAAACGGGCGATCAAAAGCAGGCCGCATGGCGCACCGATCCGGCCCGCAGCGGCGCTGCCGGCTGTTTCGGCGACATCGCCACGCATGCCTACAATCTGGCCCGTTACACGACCGGCCTGCTGCCGGAGCAGATCAGTTGCCATTTGAAGACTTTCGAAGCGGGCCGAAAGCTCGATGACTATGGCACGGCCATCGTGCGCTTCGAGAACGGCGCGTTGGGCACTGTCACGGCATCGCAGATCACGCATGGCCGCGAAAACGATCTTTGGATCGAAATCGACGGCACTAAGGGTTCGCTCGAATGGCATCAGGAAGAGCCGAACAAGATGCTGGTCCGCCGCAATGGCCAGCCGCACTCCTTGTACACCCGCGATCCGAACGCACCGTTCATGAACGATCTTGGCCGCGGCGCATGCCGGCTGCCGAGCGGGCATCCGGAGGCGTTTTTCGAAGCGTTCGCCAACGTCTATCGCGCCGCCTACGAAGCGATGATCGCCCGCGCCGCCAGCGAGAAATTCGCCACCGTCGATACGGTTTATCCGAACGTGAACGACGGTGTGGAAGGCATGTATTTCATCCAGCAAGCCGTCGCCAGCAGCCGCGAAAACGGCGCATGGCTGCCGCTACGGCACAAACGGGCGCGGCGATAG